TGGCTTCCTGGATCCTGGTTACGGCGGCCAGGAGTACGACGTCGAGGCCACCTATCTCGCATATGACAATTCATTTGCCTATATCGGGATCGTGACGGGATTCCCGCTTGCGGGGCGCACCGGATGGAACGGCTACTACTACCAGCACTTCGCGGCCGGAGACATCGGGATCGACATGAACGACGACGATGTCTATGACTACGCCGTCGACACGAGCGCGGGCGGCGCGCTCCGCTGGGGCGATCTCGTGTGGCAGGATCCGCATCTTGCCGGCCAGCCCGCGTGGGGCGGCGCGGCCGATCCGCTCCTGGTCACGGCTTGGCAGAACAGCTCTCCGATCGAGGCCTTCCGCTATGGCGCGTTCGACGGGCGCTACTCGATCGAGGCGATCATCGATCGCGAGGCGCTGGGGTTCCTAAACGAGTCGATGATGATCCACTGGACGATGGGATGCGGCAACGACCTGGCCGAGGTCGACATGGCCGTCACCCCCGTTCCCGAGCCCGCGACCCTGATGCTGCTTGGCGGCGGGTTGATGCTGAGCGGCATCGCCGCGCGGTCGCGCAGGAAGAAGAAGTAGGCCTGAGAAGAAAGCCACCTCCACGAGGCGGGGCCCGGGATTGAACCCCGGGCCCCGTTTTCGTTTGCGCGCTCGGGCATCGCGGTCTCTCGCGACCGCTCTGGGGCCCGGGCATGGACCGCGCGGCGGGCATCTGAGAGACTCGGCACGGGAACACAACCGGCGCAGGCAGTCGCGCCTAAGGAGCGATAGCGAGATGGAACCTGGCGAGAATCGGGAGCCGCAGGGACCTTCGCCGCGCAGTATGCGCGGGAGGCTCGCCCTCTACTATAGGCACAACGAGCGGCTTCTGGGCGAGGGGCGCCAGGAGATCGCGCCGCAGGATCTGGCCGCGGACCTCGGGCTCGACGAGCAGATCGTCGCCGCCGACATGAAGAGGCTCGGGATCGAACCGGGCCCCTCCGGCGCGCTCGCGACCCAGCAGATCAAAGCGGTCGCGGAGCATCAGCTCGGGCTGCGGCCTGTCAACACCGCCGTTCTCGTCGGGATGGGCAGGCTCGGGGCGGCCATCGCCTCCTATGAGGGATTCGGCGCTCACGGGATGCGGATCATGGCCGTCTTTGA
This portion of the Candidatus Eisenbacteria bacterium genome encodes:
- a CDS encoding PEP-CTERM sorting domain-containing protein, yielding GFLDPGYGGQEYDVEATYLAYDNSFAYIGIVTGFPLAGRTGWNGYYYQHFAAGDIGIDMNDDDVYDYAVDTSAGGALRWGDLVWQDPHLAGQPAWGGAADPLLVTAWQNSSPIEAFRYGAFDGRYSIEAIIDREALGFLNESMMIHWTMGCGNDLAEVDMAVTPVPEPATLMLLGGGLMLSGIAARSRRKKK
- a CDS encoding redox-sensing transcriptional repressor Rex codes for the protein MEPGENREPQGPSPRSMRGRLALYYRHNERLLGEGRQEIAPQDLAADLGLDEQIVAADMKRLGIEPGPSGALATQQIKAVAEHQLGLRPVNTAVLVGMGRLGAAIASYEGFGAHGMRIMAVFDDDPAKIGRFQGGHKVLPLEQLEDVINIFEIRLAVLTVPAEAAQAIATRLARAGVAAIWNFAPVRLDLPEGVVVRNEHITAGLAQLCSDLREANLRRLPPEED